GCCCGTCTCGTGGTCGGAGGCGACGACGACGAGCGTGTCGTCGCGGTCTTCGACGTAGTCGAGCACCCAGGAGACGACCTCGTCGAACTCCTCGGTCTCGGCGACCGTCGTCTGGACGTCGTTGCCGTGTTCGGCGTGATCGATGCGGCCACCCTCGACCATCAGGAAGAAGCCGTCGTCGTTCGCCTCCAGACGGTCGACCGCGGCGGCGGTCATCTCGGGCAGCGAGGGAATCGACTCGTCGCGGTCGAGCGTGTAGGGGACGTGGCCGTCGGCGAACAGGCCAAGCAGCCTGTCGCCGCTTGCCGACTCGAGGTCGCTCGCGTCGAACAGCATTTCGTAGCCCGCGTCCCGCATCCGGTCGAGCAGGTCGTCGTCGAACTCGCGGCGGCCGCCGCCCATGAGCACGTCGACGTCGCTCTCGGCGTACTGTTCGGCGATCGCCCCCTCCATCCCGCGGTCGGGGACGTGCGAGGCGAAGGCGGCGGGCGTGGCGTGGGTGATCCGCGTCGTCGAGACCAGGCCGGTCGCCTTGCCCCGCGCCTGCGCGAGTTCGAGCTGGGTCAGCAACGGCAGCGGATCGTCGTCGTCCGCGTCACCGCGGACCGAGAGCTGCCCGTTGTACGCCTTGTGGCCGGTCGCGAGCGCTGTTCCGGCCGCCGCGGAGTCGGTCACCTCGCCGCTGCGAGAGTTCGTCCGCGTGTAGCCGACGCCGGTCATCGACTGCAGCGACAGGTCGCCGCAGACGACCGACGTGACTTCGATCGGATCGAACCCCATCCCGTCGCCGATCAGGAAGATTACGTTCTCGACGTCGCCTCCCCGGCGACCGGCGTTCGATTGCGCGCCGGTCGCGCCGAGCAGTCCGGTCGCACCCAGAGCCGTGACGAATTGCCGTCGTCGCATAGCGCGTTCGAAGCCCCCACGAACTCGCTTATTATTTTTTATGTCGGTTGTTGATAAATCACTGAACGAATCGGGACAGGGAATACTAATCGATGGAGCCGCTGCGAACGAGACGGTACCGGGCCGGGCGATCACGGGGCGCTCGAGCGATTCGCGGGCCCGAGACGTTTTTCCAGTCGGTCGTGGAACGAGCGGGTACGAGACCGAATGGTCGCACCGTCGTCCGCGATACTCATCGGGACCGCCGTTCTCACCTGTCTGTTCATGGCGTGGGTCCTCGGCGCGAACAGCAACTCGCCGCCGTTCGCCCCCGCGATCGGTGCGAACGCGATCTCGACGATGCGGGCGGCGTTCGTCATCGGGGTGCTCGCGGCCGCGGGCGCGCTCATGCAGGGCGGGAGCATCTCCGAGACCGTCGGCGCGGCCCTCATCGACGGCGTCGCGATCACGCCGCTCGCGGCCACCGCGGGTCTGCTGACGGCGGCGACCTTCATGGCGATCGGCATCTACACGCGGTATCCGATCCCGGCCGCGTTCGCGACGACCGGCGCGATGGTCGGCGTCGGGCTCTCGCTGGGCGGCGAGCCGGCGATGGCCACCTACCGGCGACTCGCCATCTTCTGGGCACTGGTGCCGATCATGTCCGGCGGCCTGGCGTACGCGACGGCGACGATCCTGCGACGCGACGACGTCCCGGAGACGCTCGGGGTTCCGCTGTTGGCCGGCGTCGTCGGCGCGATCGTCGCCAACGTCCGGCTCGGGGTGATCCCCGATCCGACAGCCGATCAGGGGACCCTCGCGAGCTTCGTCGCCAGGCAGTTCGGCGGCGGGCCGACCGTCGCTGCCGGGGTCGATCTCGGCACCGTTCTCGTGACAATCGGTGCCGGGGCCCTCGTCTTCTCGTGGGTTCGCAAGCGCGTTCTCGTCTCCGTCGAGTCGGGGATCCGCTCGTTCCTGCTCGTGCTCGGCAGTATCGTCGCCTTCTCCTCGGGGGGCTCGCAGGTCGGGCTCGCGACCGGCCCGCTCGAGAACCTCTTTCGTACCCAGCTCGGGTTACCCGGAATCGTCCTGCTCGGGCTCGGGTCAGTCGGCATCCTCGCGGGCGCCTGGATGGGAGCGC
This window of the Natrinema salifodinae genome carries:
- a CDS encoding inorganic phosphate transporter, with translation MVAPSSAILIGTAVLTCLFMAWVLGANSNSPPFAPAIGANAISTMRAAFVIGVLAAAGALMQGGSISETVGAALIDGVAITPLAATAGLLTAATFMAIGIYTRYPIPAAFATTGAMVGVGLSLGGEPAMATYRRLAIFWALVPIMSGGLAYATATILRRDDVPETLGVPLLAGVVGAIVANVRLGVIPDPTADQGTLASFVARQFGGGPTVAAGVDLGTVLVTIGAGALVFSWVRKRVLVSVESGIRSFLLVLGSIVAFSSGGSQVGLATGPLENLFRTQLGLPGIVLLGLGSVGILAGAWMGAPRLLQATSREYAQLGVRRSIAALVPGFIIAQLAIALGIPISLNNIVLSGVIGGGLAGGSAGVSRRKIGVTIAFWLLTLGSSVLVGYGLYRLLATAIGG
- a CDS encoding alkaline phosphatase, encoding MRRRQFVTALGATGLLGATGAQSNAGRRGGDVENVIFLIGDGMGFDPIEVTSVVCGDLSLQSMTGVGYTRTNSRSGEVTDSAAAGTALATGHKAYNGQLSVRGDADDDDPLPLLTQLELAQARGKATGLVSTTRITHATPAAFASHVPDRGMEGAIAEQYAESDVDVLMGGGRREFDDDLLDRMRDAGYEMLFDASDLESASGDRLLGLFADGHVPYTLDRDESIPSLPEMTAAAVDRLEANDDGFFLMVEGGRIDHAEHGNDVQTTVAETEEFDEVVSWVLDYVEDRDDTLVVVASDHETGGLATGSDYGSPIDVEAIRNARASNAAIAETIEDGVPVRDAVEERVDVDLTDEDVARIEDVVGADDPYALSNELGAVLSEHLGVAWASDVHTGPAQTVMAAGPDVEPFDGWVHHTDLSVTVAALVLFGRLADVSEDDRGAWEREIVRNGPKGRRDAALALEYVGPVTDDVTDALDVDGNGVVDYRDVLAVLEGEAPSPATRAGRRREAPHSVHDV